The following nucleotide sequence is from Halobacillus mangrovi.
CTAAAAGAGCTTTCTCGCTATTTTCCGTGTTATCTTTTTCGAGTGTATTCTTCAGATATTCGTTATCACCAATAATATCGATGATTTCCTGGTCTGTACCGAAACCTAAAGCACGAAGAAGAACGGTGATCGGCAATTTACGAGTACGATCGATACGAACATGTACAACATCTTTCGCGTCGGTTTCGAACTCTAACCATGCACCGCGGTTCGGGATTACCGTTGCGGTATAGCCTTTCTTACCGTTTTTATCAATCTTTTTGTTGTAATAGACACTTGGAGAGCGAACAAGCTGAGAAACAATAACACGTTCAGCACCATTTATAATAAAGGTACCTGTGTCTGTCATCAGTGGGAAATCACCCATAAACACTTCTTGCTCTTTCACTTCGCCTGTCTCATTATTTAATAGACGGACTTTCACACGAAGCGGTGCGTTATATGTTACGTCGCGATCCTTTGACTCATCGACTGGATACTTTGGTTCGCCTAAGCTGTAGTCTACAAACTCAAGTGAGAGATTACCTGTGAAATCTTCGATTGGAGAGATATCCTGGAACATCTCTTTCAAACCTTCTTCTAAGAACCAATCATAAGAAGCGGTTTGAATCTCGATCAAGTTCGGTAACTCTAATACTTCACTGATGCGTGCATAACTTCTGCGTTGGCGGTGTCGTCCATACTGAACTAGTTGACCTGTCAACTGATTCACCCCTCAAATCAAGCATTTTTATAACGAAAAAAGGGTCCGGCAAGACATGCCGAACAGGCTTGCGGTTGATCTTGCCACAAGCACTATTTAAACATTCGCCACTATAGCAAATGGTGATTCTTCATTTCTCTCTAACGTTAGACAAAAAAGAAAAAGGGTTTTGCTCATTCAAAAACCTCATTTACTTTGTGTTCGATTTTTACCATTCTAACCGTCTATCATTTTTTTATACATATTAGAAAAAAAGACTTGACAGACTTCAGTCATATTGGCATTTTTCAATACTAGCACAAATAGATTGGCCAGTCAAACTTTTAATGCCTTAAGGATGTAATACCCTTTTTGCTTCACAACTACTTCAACATTTCCAAACAAATCTTCTATTTTTTGTTTGGCAGATGGAGCGCCCTGCTTCTTCTGAATGACGACCCACAATTCTCCTTGGTCCAGTAATGCTTTATACGATTCTTCAAACATTTGATGGACGACCTTTTTTCCGGCTCGTATTGGAGGGTTTGTCAAAATGGAAGCAAATTTATGCTCACCTAATCCTTGCAAACGATCACTCTCTTGAATGGTTATGTTCGTCACAGCGTTTTGTTTAGCGTTTCTATCAGCTAAACTCAAAGCTCGCTCGTTTACGTCCACCATCCATACATGCCGATCTGGAAAATCCTTTGCCAGCGATATGCCGACCGGACCGTATCCGCACCCCAGATCAAGCAAGTCACCGTCTACTTGCGGCTCTTCATAAGATTCAATGAGCAGCCTGGATCCATAGTCTACTTCTCTTTTAGAAAAAACGGCGTTATCGGTAGTAAAGTCTAACGTATGGTCTCTCAAACTAAAAGACCAAGATTTTTCATCACTCTCGGCAGTGGTTTTCTTTGAATAGTAATGTTCCGACATAATCCGAACACCTTCTTTAATAATCTAGTAAGAAAAAGAAAGCCCGCCGATAATCAGCGAGCTTTACTTTCAACATCAAATTACTTAAGTTCAACTGTTGCGCCAGCTTCTTCAAGCTGAGACTTGATTTCTTCTGCTTCTTCTTTAGCAATGCCTTCTTTGACAGCTTTAGGAGCGTTGTCAACAAGGTCTTTTGCGTCTTTAAGACCAAGACCAGTGATTTCACGTACTGCTTTAACAACTTTGATCTTAGAAGATCCAGCAGATTCTAGAACTACGTCGAATTCTGTTTGCTCTTCAGCAGCTTCGCCACCTGCAGCAGGAGCACCAGCAGCTACTGGAGCAGCAGCGGATACACCAAATTCTTCTTCGATTGCTTTTACTAGATCGTTAAGCTCAAGAACAGACATTTCTTTAATCGCTTCAATGATTTGTTCGTTAGACATGAGAAATTTCCTCCTTATTAATTTTAAGTTTATAGTTTAAAACGAACGCTAACTTACGCGCTTTCTTCTTCTTTTTGATCCGCAATAGCTTTTGTCGCGTATGCGAAGTTGCGGATAGGTGCTTGTAGTACGCTTAGGAACATAGATACAAGACCTTCGTAGTTTGGAAGGTTCGCAAGCTCTTTGATTTGCTCAAGAGTTGCAACTTGTCCTTCAACCACACCACCTTTGATTTCAAGGTTTTCGTGATCTTTAGCAAAGTTGTTAAGAACTTTTGCTGGGGCTACAGCGTCCTCAGCATGGAATGCTAGTGCAGTTGGACCTTGTAGCACTTCATGAAGTTCAGATAGTTCAACTTCCTCCGTCGCACGGCGAGCCATTGTGTTTTTGTACACTTTGAAATCTACGCCAGCTTCGCGAAGCTGTGAACGAAGCTCTGTAACTTCTGCTACATCAAGACCGCGGTAATCTACAACTACTGCAGATTTACTGTTGCGGAACTTATCAGCTAGCTCAGATACAACCTGCTTTTTCTGTTCGATAATACTGCTCATCGTTCCACCTCCTATTGACTGATCATCATACCGTTCGGAAGGCTCACATAAAAAGTACCTCCATGTAGACATGGAGGTACTGTATGACAAAGCAGGGCAGCAAATGGCGCTGCTTTGTTTATTCACACACCTCGGCAGGAAATTAAGCGGGAGATCCGCACCTACTGTCTACGGTATAACGTATTCATTTATACAACATTACTAATTGTAACTAATCAGCAATGGAAAGTCAACAATAAATTACTTATTTTGTGTAAGCAGAAACATCAACTTTGATTCCAGGTCCCATTGTTGATGAAACAGCAGCATTACGCATGTAAGTTCCTTTAGCCGCTTGAGGCTTAGCTTTAACAAGTGTTTCAGTAATTGCTTCGAAGTTCTCAACCAATTTGTCTTGGTCGAAAGAAGCTTTTCCGATTGGAACGTGGATGTTAGCAGCTTTATCAACGCGGTATTCTACTTTACCAGCTTTGATTTCGTTAACCGCTTTTTCCACTTCGAATGTTACTGTACCTGTTTTAGGGTTTGGCATAAGACCTTTAGGTCCTAGTACACGACCAAGCTTACCTACTTCAGCCATCATGTCAGGAGTCGCTACAACTACGTCAAAATCAAACCAGCCTTGGTTGATCTTGTTGATTAGGTCTTGTTCACCTACGTAGTCAGCACCTGCTGCTTCTGCTTCTTTCGCTTTATCACCTTTAGCGAAAACAAGCACACGCTGGGATTTACCTGTACCGTGAGGAAGCACCATAGCTCCACGGATTTGCTGGTCCGCTTTCTTAGGGTCAACACCTAGACGGAACGCAGCTTCAACAGTTTCATCAAAGTTTGCTTTTGCAGTTTCTTGTACAAGCTTAATTGCTTCATTTACATCATAAGCTTTTGTACGGTCAACAAGCTTTTGAAGTT
It contains:
- the rplA gene encoding 50S ribosomal protein L1, yielding MAKKTKKQQELQKLVDRTKAYDVNEAIKLVQETAKANFDETVEAAFRLGVDPKKADQQIRGAMVLPHGTGKSQRVLVFAKGDKAKEAEAAGADYVGEQDLINKINQGWFDFDVVVATPDMMAEVGKLGRVLGPKGLMPNPKTGTVTFEVEKAVNEIKAGKVEYRVDKAANIHVPIGKASFDQDKLVENFEAITETLVKAKPQAAKGTYMRNAAVSSTMGPGIKVDVSAYTK
- the rplJ gene encoding 50S ribosomal protein L10, producing the protein MSSIIEQKKQVVSELADKFRNSKSAVVVDYRGLDVAEVTELRSQLREAGVDFKVYKNTMARRATEEVELSELHEVLQGPTALAFHAEDAVAPAKVLNNFAKDHENLEIKGGVVEGQVATLEQIKELANLPNYEGLVSMFLSVLQAPIRNFAYATKAIADQKEEESA
- the rplL gene encoding 50S ribosomal protein L7/L12 → MSNEQIIEAIKEMSVLELNDLVKAIEEEFGVSAAAPVAAGAPAAGGEAAEEQTEFDVVLESAGSSKIKVVKAVREITGLGLKDAKDLVDNAPKAVKEGIAKEEAEEIKSQLEEAGATVELK
- a CDS encoding class I SAM-dependent methyltransferase, whose product is MSEHYYSKKTTAESDEKSWSFSLRDHTLDFTTDNAVFSKREVDYGSRLLIESYEEPQVDGDLLDLGCGYGPVGISLAKDFPDRHVWMVDVNERALSLADRNAKQNAVTNITIQESDRLQGLGEHKFASILTNPPIRAGKKVVHQMFEESYKALLDQGELWVVIQKKQGAPSAKQKIEDLFGNVEVVVKQKGYYILKALKV